Proteins encoded within one genomic window of Aspergillus nidulans FGSC A4 chromosome VII:
- a CDS encoding putative ab-hydrolase associated lipase (transcript_id=CADANIAT00008446) — protein sequence MLITQNPVQDAVTTTIESLYGTPGLPLRKSLEWQQDTSIMPANTETLDATTRPAKPSVLRLQAVDRVPNEGDDDEISTATDGLLSDRRPSLPPLANPQVPVFTLPAHPLFPPLPVYEHPPSAVDTLRYLAIRLVSFMLSLFFLLVVVLGAFVRGIWLFLIASGHSIMGKSPRQQRKFHAEERVRKLDRRTSSRRWKLRQEKREVDEEAPDDCPPLEGGKDPVVDDVTYYARRVGLDVETYKVQTEDGFILTLWHVYDPHEYSPLPASERGPRGPHVFGGQKDPKTFGDARRRKYPVLLMHGLLQNSGAYCANDDDSLAFFLCKSGYDVWLGNNRCGLEPEHITMLESDPRMWSWTIQHMGAFDMTALISRVLYETGYEKLGLVCHSQGTAQTFVALAKDQRPELGERISVFCALAPAVFAGPLVERVYFRFMRLISPGTFRLIFGIHSFIPFMVTVRRWLHARIYGKLGYIVFSYLFNWSDSRWDYELRDRMFQFAPVYVSTETIRWWLGADGFSTHQCILATKEAYLAEINESCNITRSTPPHCSTAWYGPQTPPFALWIGGSDQLVDGRKLLHRLESGREPHVHVVHSKVIKEYEHLDVLWAMDMIEQVGREVRQILWETMPADARVLSVTPRGVE from the coding sequence ATGCTCATAACCCAAAATCCTGTCCAGGATGCTGTTACCACCACTATTGAGTCTTTGTACGGGACGCCAGGACTTCCCTTGCGAAAGTCTTTGGAATGGCAGCAAGACACTTCGATAATGCCGGCGAATACGGAGACCCTCGACGCCACGACACGGCCAGCAAAGCCCTCGGTTCTCAGGCTACAAGCTGTGGATAGGGTACCGAACGaaggcgacgatgatgaaatCTCCACGGCAACAGACGGTCTTCTAAGCGACAGACGGCCGTCGCTACCACCGCTGGCAAATCCGCAGGTGCCCGTCTTCACTCTACCTGCTCATCCGTTATTCCCACCACTTCCGGTATACGAGCACCCCCCGTCTGCAGTTGATACGCTGCGTTACTTAGCCATCCGGCTTGTGTCGTTTATGTTGTCTTTGTTCTTCCTTCTGGTTGTGGTGCTCGGTGCTTTCGTTCGCGGTATTTGGCTTTTCCTCATCGCGTCTGGGCACTCTATCATGGGGAAGAGCCCgcggcagcaaaggaagtTTCATGCGGAGGAGCGAGTGCGGAAATTGGACCGGAGAACGTCATCGCGGCGGTGGAAGCTTagacaagagaaaagagaggttgatgaagaagcgccagACGACTGTCCTCCCCTGGAGGGAGGCAAGGACCCAGTCGTCGACGATGTCACGTACTATGCGAGGAGAGTTGGGTTAGACGTGGAGACGTATAAAGTGCAGACGGAAGACGGATTCATTCTTACGCTCTGGCACGTTTACGATCCTCATGAATATAGTCCTCTTCCTGCCAGCGAGCGAGGGCCACGCGGGCCACATGTTTTCGGCGGACAGAAAGATCCAAAGACATTTGGTGATGCTCGTCGGCGGAAATACCCCGTACTCTTGATGCATGGCCTGTTGCAGAATTCTGGCGCTTATTGTGCGAATGATGATGACAGTCTTGCATTCTTCCTGTGCAAGTCTGGATATGATGTTTGGCTGGGAAATAACCGCTGCGGGCTTGAGCCAGAGCATATAACGATGCTAGAGTCTGATCCCCGCATGTGGAGCTGGACGATTCAGCATATGGGTGCTTTCGACATGACGGCTCTCATATCACGGGTTCTCTATGAGACAGGGTATGAGAAACTGGGTCTGGTATGCCACTCGCAGGGTACGGCCCAAACGTTCGTGGCGCTGGCAAAGGACCAACGTCCCGAACTAGGCGAGCGCATCTCTGTCTTCTGTGCTCTAGCACCAGCCGTATTCGCCGGACCGCTTGTTGAGCGCGTCTACTTCCGATTTATGAGACTAATATCGCCCGGAACCTTTCGGCTCATCTTTGGCATCCACTCGTTCATCCCCTTCATGGTCACCGTTCGACGGTGGCTTCATGCTCGCATATACGGGAAGCTAGGCTACATTGTCTTCTCCTACCTATTCAACTGGTCAGACAGCCGATGGGACTATGAACTCCGAGATCGAATGTTCCAATTTGCACCTGTCTATGTTAGCACAGAGACGATCCGGTGGTGGCTAGGAGCAGACGGCTTCTCAACGCATCAATGCATTCTCGCAACGAAGGAGGCTTATCTAGCCGAGATCAACGAGAGCTGCAATATCACACGCAGCACACCCCCCCATTGTTCCACCGCTTGGTACGGGCCTCAAACTCCGCCCTTTGCCCTGTGGATCGGCGGTTCAGACCAGCTAGTCGATGGACGCAAACTCTTGCATCGCCTGGAGAGTGGGCGTGAGCCGCATGTCCACGTGGTTCATTCAAAGGTTATCAAGGAGTACGAGCATCTTGATGTCCTCTGGGCGATGGATATGATTGAGCAGGTCGGACGGGAGGTCCGGCAGATCCTTTGGGAGACTATGCCTGCGGATGCGAGGGTGTTGAGTGTGACACCGAGGGGGGTGGAATGA
- a CDS encoding putative secretory lipase (transcript_id=CADANIAT00008447) codes for MASLLYQLLFLLVPLLAAGLPANPVKKAGPQPPGEDPFYTPPDGWESTEPGAILRHRTPPYPIAAFGLAEVNLDASYQILYRTTDSFGEPIATVTTILIPHNADYTKVLSYQVAQDAADPNCSPSFAIQQFSDAGEALALVMPQLEYLFMSSALNKGFVVIVPDHLGPRSAFLANTLSGQAVLDNVRAALASTDITGISSQATVALWGYSGGSLASGFAAELQPSYAPELKIAGAALGGTVPQIPPVIRASNKGIFTGLIPAGIQGLANEYPAAQQLIRDAILPDKWAEFNKTQELCLTGNLIEYLGKDIYTYVNDPNVFESPLANSLTEPNAMGHNTPKIPILIYKGVNDQISPVKDTDALYDTYCSNGANVEYVRDLLAEHALMTITGAPDAFMWLTERLSGVPVKKGCRRKTQLTGLQDPKALAALGTTVVKFLLSLLTLPVGPIGR; via the coding sequence ATGGCCTCTCTTCTCTACcagctgctcttcctcttggTGCCGCTCCTCGCggcgggcttgccagcaAACCCTGTGAAGAAGGCCGGTCCACAGCCACCGGGAGAAGATCCCTTCTATACCCCCCCGGATGGATGGGAGTCGACGGAGCCTGGTGCTATTTTGCGACACAGGACTCCCCCCTATCCCATTGCGGCGTTTGGCCTGGCTGAAGTGAACCTTGATGCCTCGTACCAGATCCTTTACCGGACGACCGATTCCTTTGGCGAGCCCATCGCTACCGTGACGACGATCCTGATTCCCCACAATGCCGACTACACCAAGGTTCTCTCATACCAGGTCGCCCAGGATGCGGCGGATCCCAACTGCTCTCCATCGTTCGCGATCCAGCAGTTCTCCGACGCAGGCGAGGCTCTCGCCCTCGTCATGCCGCAGCTTGAGTACCTCTTCATGAGCTCAGCCCTGAACAAAGGGTTCGTTGTCATCGTCCCTGACCACCTCGGGCCCCGCTCTGCGTTTTTGGCGAACACCCTCTCCGGTCAAGCCGTGCTCGACAACGTCCGCGCCGCGCTTGCCTCTACCGACATCACTGGTATTTCATCCCAGGCCACTGTCGCTCTCTGGGGCTACTCTGGGGGTAGCTTAGCAAGCGGGTTCGCAGCTGAGCTGCAGCCCTCGTATGCGCCTGAGCTGAAGATCGCCGGCGCCGCACTCGGCGGGACAGTTCCTCAAATCCCACCTGTCATCAGAGCCTCGAACAAAGGCATCTTCACTGGACTCATCCCAGCCGGTATCCAGGGCCTTGCAAACGAATATCCGGCCGCCCAGCAACTCATTCGCGATGCCATTCTCCCCGACAAATGGGCCGAATTCAACAAGACTCAGGAGCTTTGCTTGACTGGTAACCTCATCGAATATCTCGGCAAGGACATCTACACCTATGTCAACGACCCCAACGTCTTCGAGTCCCCTCTTGCGAACTCCCTCACTGAGCCCAACGCGATGGGACACAACACGCCCAAAATCCCAATCCTTATCTACAAAGGCGTTAACGATCAGATCAGCCCGGTGAAAGACACCGATGCCTTGTATGACACTTACTGCAGCAACGGGGCTAACGTCGAGTATGTCCGAGATTTGCTGGCGGAGCACGCACTGATGACAATCACGGGAGCGCCCGATGCATTCATGTGGTTGACAGAGCGGCTGAGTGGTGTACCTGTCAAGAAGGGCTGTAGGCGCAAGACACAGCTTACGGGGCTGCAGGATCCAAAGGCCCTAGCCGCGCTGGGAACCACGGTCGTCAAGTTCTTGCTGAGTCTTCTGACATTGCCCGTCGGGCCTATTGGACGGTAA
- the tcsB gene encoding putative sensor histidine kinase/response regulator TcsB/Sln1 (transcript_id=CADANIAT00008448) — translation MRVPIAVQLGLLVLLTALAGLAALAIATWINNYNFVVDVKSQSLQLVASIKSSQITSNLDLLETTSKTIITRILIQSALQRYYAGNTTEENFASSITDVQSALGSRGYLSLYQASIYARNVENGESKARRLLNVTSDEVPEIRLPYDHPNGTAVMLGDEGLGYPPSLYPNLTEDATTNKLYAFDGVPITTNQPLLLGPLATNDSFSLISLSLPIINNTSAADILGYITVVASAANLQDAMSSRQGLGSSGQVLLLAPSRPENRFPTGSRPATATSEPQIAGLDNQEVRYVFRPTPLPGNKRRHSPAVASGASFPLRDYPIALKVLNQPYDSINHSITDLSSKNENGTRVAVGAIQQRSDLVEWVLIIEETHGEAFAPVSRLRKIILACVFGTAGVIALLIPPLAHLSVAPIRRLREATRKSVNPTIGPLSPSLSTMVDPIEISMHNGNEKSEKGGFFNRLKRGRGNLATGHDRDNEPHQFQIPGRVKERKHIITDELTDLTKTFNEMSDELVIQYNRLEERVAERTRELEKAKIAAETANESKTLFIANISHELKTPLNGILGMCAVCMGEDDLPRIKRSLQTVYKSGDLLLHLLNDLLTFSRNQIDQAIRLEEKEFKLSDIRSQLQIIFQNQVQEKQISFSIKFCHPDTPPINDTPEVISRAPGPVYGPPGTAKLKDMVLWGDQHRILQILINLVGNSLKFTPEQGTVAIRIKCVGEEKNPSASPRPESRALSRWRSIGSSHASSRPKTSLDRPRDGGDEETTRPPNLRTLILQFEVEDTGPGIPQHLQNRVFEPFVQGDLRLNRKYGGTGLGLSICSQLARLMRGQIQLNSEQGRGTLFLVRIPLGFVKESPPSTASSMTSLAGSRTSSVFSLDDLASVTKAPSNHSVASQHESTKSNAEIQDSQPRLVGLSQPFFAPPVPQAKDNGLKKIRALVAEDNVVNQEVVLRMLALEDVYDVTVVKDGQEAYDTVKANMEEGKVFDLIFMDIQMPNLDGIESTRLIRQMGCSAPIVALSAFSEDSNIKDCMNSGMDMFISKPIRRPALKQVLRRFTPIPEEAEKPQM, via the exons ATGCGCGTTCCTATTGCCGTGCAGTTGGGGCTGCTGGTCCTCTTGACGGCCCTTGCTGGTCTGGCGGCTCTAGCCATCGCAACA TGGATTAACAACTACAACTTCGTCGTCGACGTCAA GTCTCAAAGCCTTCAACTCGTCGCTAGCATCAAGTCTAGTCAGATCACCAGCAATTTGGATCTACTCGAAACGACGTCCAAGACAATCATCACTCGCATTCTCATACAATCCGCCTTACAGCGCTATTATGCTGGTAATACAACCGAGGAAAATTTCGCCTCGTCGATCACCGACGTGCAATCAGCCCTAGGTAGTCGCGGGTATCTCAGCCTCTACCAAGCCAGCATCTATGCGAGAAATGTCGAGAACGGAGAATCAAAAGCAAGGCGATTACTCAACGTGACCAGCGACGAGGTTCCTGAAATCAGGCTTCCCTATGATCATCCGAATGGCACAGCGGTGATGCTTGGGGATGAAGGATTGGGATATCCACCCTCACTCTATCCGAATCTGACAGAAGATGCGACCACGAACAAGTTATACGCTTTTGATGGTGTGCCGATAACCACGAACCAGCCGTTACTTCTGGGACCGCTCGCCACGAACGATTCTTTCTCGCTGATTTCCTTGTCGCTGCCGATTATCAACAATACTTCAGCTGCGGATATTCTGGGCTATATTAC TGTCGTTGCGAGCGCCGCGAATCTGCAGGATGCGATGAGCTCTCGGCAAGGGCTTGGAAGCTCCGGTCAAGTCCTCCTGCTTGCCCCTTCTAGACCGGAAAATCGTTTCCCTACCGGCTCCCGGCCTGCCACGGCAACCTCAGAACCACAGATTGCTGGCTTGGACAACCAGGAAGTACGGTACGTGTTCAGGCCGACTCCGTTGCCAGGGAACAAGAGACGGCACAGTCCCGCTGTCGCTTCCGGAGCATCTTTCCCTTTGCGCGATTATCCTATCGCGCTCAAGGTCTTGAACCAGCCGTACGATTCAATCAACCACTCAATCACCGATCTTTCGTCAAAGAATGAGAATGGCACCCGTGTCGCGGTCGGTGCAATTCAGCAGCGATCCGACTTGGTGGAATGGGTGCTAATCATCGAAGAGACCCACGGAGAGGCGTTTGCCCCGGTTTCCCGTCTTCGAAAAATCATTTTGGCTTGCGTATTTGGCACTGCTGGCGTTATTGCTCTGCTCATCCCGCCGCTCGCCCATCTTTCAGTAGCGCCTATTCGGAGACTCCGCGAGGCGACTCGAAAGTCCGTTAATCCCACAATTGGGCCCTTAAGTCCGTCGTTGTCAACCATGGTTGACCCCATTGAAATATCAATGCATAATGGCAACGAAAAGAGCGAGAAAGGCGGATTCTTCAACCGGCTCAAACGAGGCAGAGGCAATTTAGCAACCGGTCATGATCGCGACAACGAACCGCATCAGTTCCAAATCCCCGGCCGTGTCAAGGAGCGTAAGCATATCATTACGGATGAACTAACCGACCTGACGAAGACATTTAACGAAATGTCCGATGAACTCGTGATCCAGTACAATCGTCTTGAGGAGCGGGTGGCAGAGCGAACCCGTGAGCTTGAAAAGGCCAAAATAGCGGCAGAGACAGCGAATGAGAGTAAAACTCTCTTTATCGCCAATATATCTCATGAGCTCAAAACGCCGCTGAATGGGATTCTTGGTATGTGTGCGGTCTGCATGGGTGAGGACGATCTTCCGCGGATCAAAAGGTCGCTTCAGACTGTATACAAGTCGGGCGATTTGCTGTTGCATCTATTGAATGACCTGCTCACCTTTAGCCGGAACCAAATTGATCAGGCCATTAggcttgaagaaaaagagttCAAGCTCTCGGATATCCGGTCGCAGTTACAGATTATCTTTCAGAACCAGGTCCAGGAAAAGCAGATATCATTCAGTATCAAGTTCTGTCATCCAGACACTCCTCCGATCAATGACACTCCAGAAGTTATATCTCGCGCACCTGGTCCGGTATATGGGCCGCCGGGAACCGCCAAATTGAAGGACATGGTCCTATGGGGAGATCAGCACCGGATCTTACAGATCCTGATCAACCTAGTGGGCAACAGTCTCAAGTTCACACCTGAGCAGGGCACCGTCGCGATCCGCATCAAGTGCGTcggcgaggagaagaaccCTTCCGCCAGCCCAAGACCGGAGTCAAGAGCTCTCTCGCGCTGGCGATCTATAGGCTCATCCCATGCCAGCTCGCGTCCCAAAACCTCCCTCGACCGTCCCAGGGACggtggagacgaagagacAACACGCCCACCGAACTTGCGCACGCTCATCCTTCAATTCGAAGTTGAGGACACTGGCCCCGGAATTCCGCAGCACCTGCAAAACCGCGTCTTTGAACCGTTTGTGCAAGGTGACCTCCGTCTAAATCGCAAATATGGTGGCACGGGCTTGGGTTTGAGTATCTGCTCGCAACTGGCCAGGCTCATGAGAGGTCAGATACAGCTAAATAGTGAGCAGGGACGGGGCACGCTATTTTTAGTCCGGATCCCGTTGGGTTTTGTCAAGGAATCTCCCCCAAGCACCGCCAGCTCGATGACGAGTCTAGCCGGGTCGCGGACGTCGAGCGTTTTCTCGTTGGATGACCTGGCGAGTGTCACTAAGGCGCCGTCTAATCATAGCGTCGCATCTCAACATGAATCAACGAAGAGCAATGCTGAAATACAGGACTCACAGCCTCGCTTGGTTGGCTTGAGTCAACCATTCTTTGCGCCGCCTGTTCCGCAAGCTAAGGACAatgggctgaagaagataAGAGCGTTGGTAGCTGAGGATAATGTGGTTAACCAGGAAGTGGTTCTAAG AATGCTGGCGTTAGAAGACGTCTATGACGTGACTGTGGTCAAAGACGGCCAAGAGGCTTATGACACCGTGAAAGCCAATATGGAGGAGGGCAAAGTATTCGATTTGATTTTTATGGATATTCAG ATGCCAAACCTAGACGGCATTGAAAGCACCCGTCTTATCCGTCAAATGGGCTGTTCGGCCCCCATCGTCGCGCTGAGCGCATTCTCAGAAGACAGCAATATCAAAGATTGCATGAACTCGGGAATGGACATGTTTATCAG CAAACCGATTCGACGGCCGGCATTGAAGCAGGTATTACGGAGGTTTACCCCCATTCctgaggaagcggagaaacCGCAGATGTGA
- a CDS encoding uncharacterized protein (transcript_id=CADANIAT00008449), which yields MPKQNTIVNSAFPNSSPRIIHSEIVHSTLRNLDSADTISRCNIISSSIVKTTTPTSASNTDNPVNVLSGGPVTSPDPTPIRITLKRSKITTSTLTNTSLHRATITSSSLSNIPRARSVTATSSTLDNVSRLRRVDLANTTVTEQSTMARSQAKDSVVSRSSVSRGSLEKSRVLRSRVRKSRLKDCEVSDCVIVNTDFRGMVLRNGVWRNGRLVGCCRAGEGEGVVVNGKKMDAPMKGEKNSGCGKLMEGWESETESSDGLDSDSDDSNVEIAGKKTEEDLPPPYTP from the exons ATGCCTAAACAAAACACCATCGTCAACTCTGCCTTCCCCAACTCCTCTCCCCGCATCATCCACTCAGAAATCGTCCACTCTACGCTTCGGAACCTCGACTCAGCTGACACTATAAGCCGATGCAATATCATTTCTTCATCTATCGTGAAGACTACCACCCCAACCAGCGCCTCAAACACCGACAACCCAGTAAACGTCCTCTCTGGCGGCCCAGTAACATCACCAGACCCAACTCCAATCAGGATAACCCTCAAACGCAGCAAGATCACCACTTCAACCCTCACGAACACCTCTCTTCATAGGGCTACCATAACATCCAGCTCGCTTTCGAACATCCCACGGGCTCGATCCGTGACTGCAACAAGTAGCACGCTCGATAATGTCTCCCGGCTGCGGCGCGTCGACCTCGCAAACACCACTGTCACAGAGCAGAGCACTATGGCGCGCTCGCAGGCCAAAGACTCTGTTGTGAGTCGGAGCTCGGTGTCCCGTGGATCACTGGAGAAGAGTCGAGTACTGAGGAGTAGAGTGCGGAAAAGCCGGCTTAAGGACTGTGAGGTGAGCGATTGTGTGATTGTCAATACGGACTTTCGAGGCATGGTGCTGCGAAATGGGGTTTGGAGGAACGGAAGACTTGTTGGCTGTTGTAGGGCaggtgaaggggaaggggttGTTGTGAATGGGAAG AAAATGGATGCACCGATGAAGGGTGAGAAGAATAGCGGGTGTGGGAAGTTGATGGAGGGGTGGGAGTCTGAGACGGAGAGCAGCGACGGCCTGGATAGCGACAGCGACGACAGCAATGTGGAGATTGCAGGAAAAAAGACGGAGGAGGACCTTCCGCCACCATATACCCCTTGA
- a CDS encoding mRNA splicing protein SMD2 (transcript_id=CADANIAT00008450), producing MADANIQTLLQKPRSECTEYEIAQIEEYELSNGPLSLLQTAVRTNTQVLISLRSNRKLLARVKAFDRHSNMVLENVKEMWTEPQKGGKGRPVNKDRFISKMYLLLHLVKRRPC from the exons ATGGCCGACGCGAACATTCA GACCCTTCTCCAGAAGCCTCGCTCAGAGTGCAC GGAATATGAAATCGCGCAAATC GAGGAATATGAATTGAGCAACGGTCCCCTCTCGCTTCTTCAGACAGCCGTGCGAACAAATACCCAGGTCTTGATTAGTCTGCGGTCGAACCGGAAATT GCTTGCTCGCGTGAAGGCGTTTGATCGTCACAGTAACAT GGTTCTTGAGAACGTC AAAGAGATGTGGACTGAGCCCCAGAAGGGCGGCAAGGGACGACCGGTGAACAAGGATCGATTCATCAGCAAGATGTACTTACTACTCCACCTTGTTAAGAGAAGACCGTGCTGA
- a CDS encoding uncharacterized protein (transcript_id=CADANIAT00008451), translating into MRITSIASLVLVGCALAAPPQPQFEGLGGETPSPTPTSLPVPSGSASPTFLPPPGPPGPGESSLPFAVYGARGPPYAEGGEGLPTPSGGPYPTGFPGSGIPPPVPTFSVPIDAVKRQFEGAPAFGGEGEGQGPPLAPTPSVPGFPFGPGGIPSGATPTPSGTPSGIPSGFPFQA; encoded by the coding sequence ATGAGAATCACCTCCATTGCATCGCTCGTCCTGGTGGGATGCGCCCTCGCCGCACCCCCTCAACCCCAATTCGAAGGCCTCGGTGGTGAaactcccagtcccaccCCAACCAGCCTCCCAGTACCATCCGGCAGCGCCTCTCCCACTTTTCTTCCCCCTCCTGGGCCTCCTGGGCCTGGAGAGAGCAGTCTCCCGTTCGCCGTCTACGGAGCCAGGGGTCCTCCCTATGCCGAAGGAGGTGAGGGTTTGCCAACTCCCTCTGGCGGCCCATACCCCACCGGCTTCCCTGGCAGCGGTATCCCGCCCCCCGTGCCTACCTTCAGCGTTCCCATCGACGCTGTCAAGCGCCAATTTGAGGGCGCTCCTGCTTTCGGCGGAGAGGGTGAGGGCCAGGGTCCACCTCTGGCGCCAACACCGAGCGTCCCCGGCTTTCCCTTTGGCCCTGGGGGCATCCCATCTGGCGCTACGCCTACTCCTAGCGGTACCCCCAGCGGTATCCCTAGTGGGTTTCCGTTCCAGGCGTAA
- a CDS encoding protein bglC (transcript_id=CADANIAT00008452), whose translation MRVDSTVLALVALATDCLGLAIKSNEPELLRRDALPIYKNASYCVDERVRDLLSRMTLEEKAGQLFHKQLSEGPLDDDSSGNSTETMIGKKHMTHFNLASDITNATQTAEFINLIQKRALQTRLGIPITISTDPRHSFTENVGTGFQAGVFSQWPESLGLAALRDPQLVREFAEVAREEYLAVGIRAALHPQVDLSTEPRWARISGTWGENSTLTSELIVEYIKGFQGEGKLGPKSVKTVTKHFPGGGPMENGEDSHFYYGKNQTYPGNNIDEHLIPFKAALAAGATEIMPYYSRPIGTNWEAVGFSFNKEIVTDLLRGELGFDGIVLTDWGLITDTYIGNQYMPARAWGVEYLSELQRAARILDAGCDQFGGEERPELIVQLVREGTISEDRIDVSVARLLKEKFLLGLFDNPFVNASAANNIVGNEHFVNLGRDAQRRSYTLLTNNQTILPLAKPGEGTRFYIEGFDSAFMSARNYTVVNTTEEADFALLRYNAPYEPRNGTFEANFHAGSLAFNATEKARQAKIYSSLPTIVDIILDRPAVIPEVVEQAQAVLASYGSDSEAFLDVVFGVSKPEGKLPFDLPRSMDAVEAQAEDLPFDTENPVFRYGHGLEYEDN comes from the coding sequence ATGAGGGTTGATTCAACAGTTCTGGCCCTGGTGGCTCTAGCCACCGACTGTCTCGGCTTGGCTATCAAGAGCAACGAGCCTGAGCTGCTACGTCGTGACGCCCTTCCCATTTATAAGAACGCATCATACTGTGTTGATGAGCGTGTGAGAGACCTGTTAAGTCGCATGACActtgaagagaaagcaggccagctcttccacaagCAGCTTTCTGAGGGACCTCTCGACGAcgacagcagcggcaacAGCACTGAAACAATGATTGGCAAGAAGCACATGACACACTTCAATCTCGCCAGCGATATCACCAATGCTACGCAGACGgccgagttcatcaaccTGATTCAGAAGCGAGCATTACAGACTCGACTTGGGATTCCCATCACAATCTCGACTGATCCTCGCCATTCGTTCACTGAAAACGTCGGCACCGGGTTCCAGGCCGGTGTGTTTTCACAATGGCCAGAGAGTCTAGGTCTCGCTGCGTTGAGGGACCCTCAGCTTGTCAGAGAATTTGCGGAAGTAGCAAGGGAGGAATACTTGGCTGTTGGCATTCGTGCTGCGCTGCACCCGCAGGTTGACTTGTCCACAGAGCCCCGATGGGCCCGTATCAGCGGTACCTGGGGAGAAAACAGTACGCTGACCAGCGAGCTTATTGTCGAGTACATCAAGGGCttccaaggagaaggcaagcTTGGACCAAAATCTGTCAAAACTGTCACCAAGCACTTCCCTGGCGGCGGCCCGATGGAGAACGGCGAGGATTCGCACTTCTACTATGGCAAGAACCAGACTTACCCTGGAAACAATATCGATGAGCACCTCATACCATTCAAGGCAGCCCTTGCCGCGGGTGCAACCGAGATCATGCCTTATTACTCTCGCCCTATCGGCACGAACTGGGAGGCTGTTGGgttctccttcaacaagGAGATAGTCACCGACTTGCTCCGTGGGGAGCTCGGATTTGATGGTATCGTCTTGACAGACTGGGGTCTTATCACGGACACTTATATCGGAAACCAGTACATGCCCGCGCGTGCCTGGGGCGTGGAGTATCTTAGCGAGCTCCAACGCGCAGCAAGAATCCTCGACGCAGGTTGCGACCAATTCGGTGGCGAGGAACGGCCCGAACTCATTGTTCAGCTTGTCAGAGAGGGCACCATATCAGAAGATCGAATCGACGTCTCTGTTGCTCGACTGCTCAAGGAGAAGTTTCTCCTTGGCCTTTTCGATAACCCATTTGTCAATGCCTCAGCTGCGAACAATATTGTCGGAAACGAGCACTTTGTCAATTTAGGCCGAGATGCGCAGAGAAGATCCTACACGCTTCTCACCAACAATCAGAcaatccttcctctcgccAAACCTGGTGAGGGTACAAGATTCTACATCGAAGGCTTCGATTCCGCCTTCATGTCCGCCAGGAACTATACCGTCGTCAACACCACTGAAGAAGCCGACTTTGCCCTGCTCCGGTACAATGCGCCGTATGAACCACGTAACGGTACCTTTGAGGCCAATTTCCACGCAGGTTCTCTCGCATTTAACGCCACTGAGAAGGCACGCCAGGCCAAGATCTACTCATCCCTCCCGACTATTGTAGACATCATCTTGGACCGGCCTGCCGTTATTCCTGAGGTAGTCGAGCAAGCGCAGGCCGTACTTGCGAGTTACGGGAGCGACAGCGAAGCCTTCTTGGACGTTGTGTTTGGAGTCAGCAAGCCGGAGGGCAAACTCCCGTTCGATTTGCCCCGGTCAATGGACGCTGTCGAGGCGCAGGCAGAGGATCTGCCATTCGATACGGAGAATCCTGTCTTCAGGTATGGTCATGGCCTGGAGTACGAGGATAACTGA